From Synechococcus sp. A10-1-5-1, a single genomic window includes:
- the gshA gene encoding glutamate--cysteine ligase, giving the protein MSSPLLLKGFEVELYTGRPDGTVVGCSAEVASALEGFVTEPDCRNLEYITPPEASYATQLELLLEPRRRLRPWLAQRGLTLLPGSTLSTGDSQRFERSDPENPYHAYIESSYGTRVVTASVHINLGLTDLDQLFAACRLVRCEAALLLALSACSPFVDGQVTGAHSQRWLQFPLTPEQVPLFLNHGHYIAWVEEQLQLGTMQNVRHLWTSVRPNGERRPYDLNRLEIRICDLVADPQLLLALTAFVELRLHQLLRDSSGCDPLLASGLDPQALAALADSNDQAAARSSLDAELLHWRDGSPIVARDWIAAELDGMQALASELQLAELLTPLQQVLAQGNQAMQWLHSHAQGASVAELIASAAADLEQLETRLGALSTSPETGALG; this is encoded by the coding sequence ATGAGCTCCCCCCTGTTGCTCAAGGGCTTTGAGGTCGAGCTCTACACCGGCCGCCCGGACGGCACGGTGGTGGGTTGCTCCGCTGAAGTGGCATCGGCCCTGGAGGGCTTTGTCACTGAGCCCGACTGCCGAAACCTCGAATACATCACGCCCCCCGAGGCCAGCTACGCCACGCAGTTGGAGTTGCTGCTGGAGCCCCGCCGCCGGTTGCGCCCTTGGCTGGCCCAGCGCGGGCTTACCCTGCTCCCAGGCAGCACCTTGAGCACGGGGGATAGCCAACGCTTCGAGCGCTCGGACCCCGAGAACCCTTATCACGCCTACATCGAGTCGTCCTATGGCACTCGGGTGGTGACGGCCAGCGTGCACATCAATCTCGGCCTGACGGATCTCGATCAGCTGTTTGCGGCCTGTCGCTTGGTGCGTTGTGAAGCGGCGTTGCTGCTGGCCTTGAGCGCCTGCTCGCCGTTTGTCGATGGGCAGGTCACGGGTGCCCATTCCCAGCGTTGGTTGCAATTTCCGCTCACACCGGAGCAGGTTCCCCTGTTCCTGAACCACGGCCACTACATCGCGTGGGTGGAGGAGCAGCTGCAGCTGGGCACGATGCAAAACGTGCGTCATCTCTGGACGTCTGTGCGCCCCAACGGCGAGCGACGCCCCTACGACCTCAATCGCTTGGAGATCCGAATCTGTGACCTGGTCGCTGATCCCCAGTTACTGCTGGCGCTGACGGCCTTTGTGGAGCTGCGTCTTCACCAGCTCCTGCGGGACTCCTCCGGCTGCGACCCGCTCTTGGCGAGTGGTTTGGACCCCCAGGCCCTCGCGGCCTTAGCGGATTCCAATGATCAGGCCGCAGCCCGCAGCAGCCTGGACGCCGAATTGCTCCACTGGCGTGATGGATCGCCGATCGTGGCCCGCGATTGGATTGCTGCTGAGCTCGATGGGATGCAGGCCCTCGCCAGTGAGCTGCAGCTTGCTGAGCTGCTGACGCCGCTGCAACAGGTCTTGGCCCAGGGCAATCAGGCGATGCAATGGCTCCACTCCCATGCCCAGGGTGCGTCCGTGGCGGAGCTGATTGCCTCGGCCGCAGCGGATCTTGAGCAGCTGGAAACCCGTCTTGGTGCCCTAAGCACCAGCCCCGAAACGGGCGCTTTGGGATGA
- a CDS encoding photosystem I reaction center subunit II PsaD encodes MTLSGQLPKYIGSTGGLLNAAETEEKYAITWTSSKVQPFELPTGGAAHMNEGENIMYFARKEQCLALGTQLRTKFKPRIEDYKIYRIFPGGDTEFLHPKDGVFPEKVNEGRQMVGHNARRIGENGNPASIKFTGKNTFDS; translated from the coding sequence ATGACATTGAGCGGTCAACTCCCGAAGTACATCGGCAGCACCGGCGGTCTGCTCAACGCCGCTGAGACCGAAGAGAAGTACGCCATCACTTGGACCAGCAGCAAGGTCCAACCCTTCGAGCTGCCCACCGGTGGTGCTGCTCATATGAATGAGGGCGAGAACATCATGTATTTCGCTCGCAAGGAGCAGTGCCTGGCCCTGGGCACTCAGCTGCGCACCAAGTTCAAGCCCCGGATCGAGGACTACAAGATCTACCGGATCTTCCCCGGCGGCGACACCGAGTTCCTGCATCCCAAGGACGGTGTGTTCCCCGAGAAGGTGAACGAGGGTCGTCAGATGGTGGGTCACAACGCTCGCCGCATCGGTGAGAACGGCAACCCCGCCAGCATCAAATTCACCGGCAAGAACACCTTCGATTCCTGA
- a CDS encoding ribonuclease D, which produces MSSASSAVSAPAAGSSPARFGVLDRDLTPEWHALLGASSALAVDTEAMGLIHGRDRLCLVQISDEHDNVCCIRIHRGQSEAPLLKELMEAAAIEKVFHFARFDVAALAEGLDIHVTPIFCTKIGSRLARTYTNRHGLKDLVNELCHVELDKGAQSSDWGRVEELSEAQLAYAANDVRYLLAARERLIEMLVREDRLALAQRCFACIPVISDLDRGRFGAIFEHRS; this is translated from the coding sequence TTGAGCAGCGCTTCCTCCGCCGTCTCCGCCCCTGCAGCGGGATCTAGCCCTGCTCGCTTCGGCGTCCTTGACCGCGATCTCACACCGGAATGGCATGCCCTGCTCGGAGCCTCCAGCGCCCTGGCGGTGGACACCGAAGCCATGGGCCTGATCCATGGCCGCGACCGCCTCTGCCTGGTGCAAATCAGCGATGAGCACGACAACGTCTGCTGCATCCGCATCCACCGCGGCCAAAGCGAAGCGCCGCTGCTCAAGGAGCTCATGGAAGCAGCCGCGATCGAGAAGGTCTTTCACTTCGCCCGTTTTGACGTTGCCGCCCTCGCCGAAGGCCTGGACATCCACGTCACTCCAATCTTCTGCACCAAGATCGGCAGCCGCCTTGCCCGCACTTACACCAATCGCCACGGCCTCAAGGACCTGGTCAACGAGCTCTGCCACGTGGAACTCGACAAAGGAGCCCAAAGCAGCGACTGGGGCCGGGTCGAGGAGCTCAGCGAAGCACAGCTGGCCTATGCGGCCAATGACGTGCGCTATCTCCTGGCCGCCCGCGAAAGGCTGATCGAGATGCTGGTACGCGAGGACCGCCTGGCTCTGGCCCAGCGCTGCTTTGCCTGCATTCCCGTCATTTCTGATTTGGATCGCGGCCGCTTCGGCGCGATCTTCGAGCACCGCTCCTAA
- a CDS encoding sensor histidine kinase gives MAALECSFEAVRRQLAHRMPAGRCDEDSVRRQWWAALATLQEDFLLPLGAQPGVWLASPLPALYEPTLLQQFQGWVWAPPELKDLLQNTSPLLPAAAATPSVSGGFQRLALEDSDGTDPLLVLITPKLQMAMALVGQVQERQLVVRFDPPTLSAALSLLDERLQDSDPQQGQALRQAIQALGGLHNDEQLAQLFWPRLAERLAAMAPSLTLQPLVHRSSGTESSPSPSSELALLEALTHEVRTPLATIRTLIRSLLRRGDLTDLVRKRLHQIDGECSEQIDRFGLIFLAAELQREPTRAAPAHALARTDLSQLLGQLETGWRQQLQRRGLNLELCLTPELPSVLSDPARLETVLGGLMDRFSRGLPAGAVVQLSLQPAGARLKLRLSAAALTSSEGEQDLHQRVGPVLSWNPGTGSLQLSRQATQRLFHSLGGRLAERSGNDLTVFFPVA, from the coding sequence ATGGCTGCTCTGGAGTGCAGTTTTGAAGCGGTGCGGCGCCAGTTGGCCCATCGGATGCCAGCCGGTCGCTGCGATGAAGACAGCGTGCGGCGGCAGTGGTGGGCCGCCTTGGCGACGCTCCAAGAGGATTTCTTGCTGCCCCTAGGGGCGCAGCCCGGGGTTTGGTTGGCCTCTCCGCTCCCGGCCCTCTATGAACCCACGCTGCTGCAGCAGTTTCAGGGCTGGGTCTGGGCTCCACCCGAACTCAAGGACCTGCTGCAGAACACCTCCCCCTTGTTGCCGGCCGCGGCGGCCACCCCTTCGGTCAGTGGGGGGTTTCAGCGCTTGGCCCTGGAGGACAGCGATGGCACGGATCCCCTGTTGGTGCTGATCACTCCGAAGCTGCAGATGGCCATGGCCCTGGTGGGGCAAGTCCAGGAGCGTCAGCTGGTGGTTCGCTTTGACCCTCCCACCCTCTCAGCAGCGCTATCGCTGTTGGATGAACGCCTGCAAGACAGCGATCCGCAGCAGGGGCAGGCCCTGCGCCAAGCGATTCAGGCCCTGGGTGGCTTGCATAACGACGAGCAGCTGGCGCAGCTGTTTTGGCCCCGCTTGGCCGAACGCCTGGCGGCGATGGCTCCAAGCCTGACTCTGCAGCCCTTGGTGCACCGCAGCAGTGGTACCGAGAGCAGCCCAAGCCCCAGCAGTGAATTGGCCCTTCTTGAGGCCTTGACCCACGAGGTCCGCACACCCTTAGCCACGATTCGCACCCTGATTCGTTCCTTGCTGCGGCGCGGAGACCTCACAGATTTGGTGCGCAAACGGTTGCACCAAATCGATGGGGAATGCAGCGAGCAGATCGATCGCTTTGGCTTGATTTTTCTTGCGGCTGAACTGCAACGGGAGCCGACCAGGGCTGCGCCCGCCCATGCCTTGGCCCGGACCGATCTCAGTCAGCTCCTGGGTCAGTTGGAAACCGGGTGGAGGCAGCAGTTGCAGCGCCGCGGCCTGAACTTGGAGCTCTGTCTGACCCCGGAGCTCCCTTCGGTGCTCTCCGATCCAGCGCGCCTGGAAACGGTCTTGGGGGGGCTGATGGATCGCTTCAGCCGCGGTCTGCCCGCTGGAGCGGTGGTGCAGCTGAGCCTTCAACCCGCCGGGGCCCGTCTGAAGTTGCGGCTGAGTGCCGCCGCCTTGACTTCAAGCGAGGGTGAACAAGACCTGCATCAGCGTGTGGGACCTGTGTTGAGTTGGAACCCAGGGACCGGCAGTTTGCAACTGAGCCGTCAAGCCACGCAGCGCCTGTTTCACAGCCTGGGAGGACGGTTGGCGGAGCGCTCTGGAAATGACCTCACGGTCTTTTTCCCAGTGGCCTGA
- the rodA gene encoding rod shape-determining protein RodA — MTLSGFWDRRRGGLLFKRDGRRRRWFAGVDKILWWIPLAMIFIAGFLIASTQRQAGYADWYQHWVTAAVGLVIALLLAKVPVERISRWTWPIYGAMVASLIAVRLIGVSALGAQSWINIAGFNVQPSEFAKIATILLLAQVLSRHPVERPVDLVRPVATISIPWFLVLIQPDLGTSLVFGAVLLVMMFWSGMPGAWVVLLISPVVTSVLAGVFPWSLMLWIPAMAVVASRSLPWKRLAPLAVLAIQGLFAVGTPWLWNNFLQPHQRDRLTLFLDPNKDPLGGGYHLLQSTVGIGSGGWFGTGLLQGHLTLLRFIPEQHTDFIFSALGEETGFLGSALVVLGFVAWIWRLLQIAGQARTDVGSLVVIGVGAMVMFQVVVNINMTIGLGPITGIPLPWLSYGRSAMLVNFIGLGLCASVARGIKQPAKRR, encoded by the coding sequence ATGACGCTCTCGGGCTTCTGGGATCGCCGCCGCGGAGGCCTGCTTTTCAAAAGAGATGGACGCAGGCGTCGCTGGTTTGCCGGCGTCGACAAAATTCTCTGGTGGATTCCCCTGGCGATGATTTTCATCGCCGGATTCCTGATCGCCAGCACCCAGCGTCAAGCCGGTTACGCCGATTGGTACCAGCACTGGGTGACGGCCGCCGTGGGTTTGGTCATCGCCCTGCTGCTCGCCAAGGTCCCGGTGGAGCGGATCAGCCGCTGGACCTGGCCCATTTACGGGGCCATGGTCGCCAGCTTGATCGCCGTGCGCCTGATTGGGGTTAGTGCTCTGGGTGCCCAGAGCTGGATCAATATCGCTGGCTTCAATGTGCAGCCGTCTGAATTCGCGAAGATCGCGACGATCCTCCTGTTGGCGCAGGTCCTGTCGCGCCACCCCGTTGAGCGGCCCGTGGATCTGGTTCGCCCGGTCGCGACGATCAGCATCCCCTGGTTTCTGGTCTTGATCCAGCCCGACTTGGGCACCTCCTTGGTGTTTGGGGCGGTCTTGCTTGTGATGATGTTTTGGTCGGGAATGCCGGGGGCCTGGGTGGTGCTCTTGATCTCCCCGGTGGTCACCTCGGTCCTTGCCGGGGTCTTCCCCTGGTCGCTGATGCTCTGGATTCCCGCCATGGCGGTGGTCGCGTCGCGCTCGCTCCCTTGGAAACGCCTCGCCCCCCTGGCGGTGCTGGCCATTCAGGGGTTGTTCGCCGTGGGGACCCCGTGGCTATGGAACAACTTCCTGCAGCCCCACCAAAGGGACCGCCTGACCCTGTTCCTGGATCCCAACAAAGACCCCCTGGGCGGGGGCTATCACCTCCTTCAGAGCACCGTGGGCATTGGCTCAGGAGGCTGGTTCGGCACCGGCCTGCTCCAAGGCCATCTGACCCTGCTGCGCTTCATCCCTGAGCAGCACACCGATTTCATCTTTAGTGCCCTGGGGGAGGAGACGGGCTTTTTGGGTTCTGCTCTGGTGGTTCTGGGCTTCGTTGCCTGGATCTGGCGGTTGTTGCAGATCGCCGGCCAGGCCCGCACGGATGTGGGGTCCTTGGTGGTGATCGGCGTGGGGGCGATGGTGATGTTCCAGGTGGTGGTGAACATCAATATGACCATCGGCTTGGGTCCGATCACAGGGATCCCTCTGCCCTGGTTGAGTTATGGCCGATCAGCCATGTTGGTCAACTTCATTGGCCTAGGCCTGTGCGCCTCGGTGGCCCGGGGGATTAAGCAGCCGGCCAAGCGCCGCTGA
- a CDS encoding cofactor assembly of complex C subunit B: MPQALGSTLPLTLLLVIGLVFFLRAASKDRTTVVEIRSSKPPLEVLPALAEWLQGRGWVAEEANPERRLLKFSGQVEASGSLALLLSLLGGVGAACLGLVLCQLLPSLAWWPLLLTLLGPLAGVVYRRRAARAETVELRLISHDEATGSALQMRAHRDELIALEQEMGPQLGLFGVGDLMHSPI; encoded by the coding sequence ATGCCCCAGGCCCTGGGATCCACCCTGCCCCTCACGCTGCTGCTGGTCATCGGCCTGGTGTTCTTTCTGCGGGCCGCCAGCAAGGACCGCACGACCGTCGTTGAAATTCGCTCCTCCAAGCCCCCGTTAGAGGTGCTTCCAGCCCTGGCGGAGTGGCTGCAGGGCCGGGGCTGGGTTGCCGAAGAGGCCAACCCGGAGCGCCGTCTGCTCAAGTTCTCCGGTCAGGTCGAGGCCAGTGGGTCCTTGGCACTGCTGCTCTCCCTCTTGGGAGGGGTCGGCGCGGCCTGTCTGGGCTTGGTTCTGTGTCAGCTGCTGCCCTCCCTGGCCTGGTGGCCCCTGCTGCTCACCCTGCTGGGGCCCTTGGCGGGGGTGGTTTATCGCCGCCGCGCAGCTCGCGCTGAGACCGTGGAATTGCGATTAATCAGCCACGACGAGGCCACGGGGAGTGCTTTGCAGATGCGGGCGCATCGCGATGAGTTGATTGCCCTGGAGCAGGAAATGGGGCCTCAACTCGGGCTCTTTGGCGTCGGTGATCTGATGCATTCGCCGATCTGA
- a CDS encoding anthranilate synthase component I family protein, giving the protein MPSPDRATVLAQAKEGSNYIPIWRTWPADLETPLTTWLKVGAGSAHGVLLESVEGGEQIGRWSFVVSDPLWTLSVRGEAAEQCWRDGRRSALSGNPFDLLRDTLAAYDAPAVPGLPPLGQLFGFWGYELIRWIEPSVPIHPTDPEGPPDGCWMLADSLLAFDQVKRQLTAVAYVNLQDEPDATAAYDAAVARLDALEQRMHQPLPSGVTPLDWRDDAAVDLPTTSNRSRDEFEAAVLTAKEHVAAGDVFQLVISQRLETPVERDPFELYRSLRMVNPSPYMAFFNFGGWYLIGSSPEVMVKAEPMADGSGRVKASLRPIAGTRPRGSNEAEDLALEKDLLADPKERAEHVMLVDLGRNDLGRVCVPGSVSVSELMVIERYSHVMHIVSEVEGLLDPGRDVWDLLMASFPAGTVSGAPKIRAMQLIHALEPDARGPYSGVYGAMDLSGALNTAITIRTMVVLPDGEGRWRVQVQAGAGLVADSVPASEYQETLNKARGMLKALACLA; this is encoded by the coding sequence ATGCCCTCTCCTGACCGCGCGACTGTTCTGGCCCAGGCCAAGGAGGGCAGCAATTACATCCCGATTTGGCGCACCTGGCCGGCGGATCTGGAAACGCCCCTGACCACTTGGCTCAAGGTGGGGGCCGGCAGTGCGCACGGCGTTCTGTTGGAGTCGGTTGAGGGTGGTGAGCAGATTGGCCGCTGGAGCTTTGTCGTCAGTGATCCGCTCTGGACCCTGAGCGTGCGCGGTGAGGCGGCTGAACAGTGCTGGCGCGATGGGCGCCGCAGTGCCCTCAGCGGCAATCCTTTTGATCTTCTGCGGGACACCCTGGCGGCCTATGACGCCCCAGCGGTCCCTGGACTGCCCCCCTTGGGGCAACTCTTTGGTTTTTGGGGCTACGAACTCATTCGTTGGATCGAACCCAGCGTTCCGATTCACCCCACCGATCCAGAGGGGCCGCCCGATGGGTGTTGGATGCTCGCCGATAGCTTGCTGGCCTTCGACCAGGTCAAGCGTCAGCTCACGGCGGTGGCCTACGTCAATCTCCAGGACGAGCCCGACGCCACGGCGGCCTACGACGCTGCGGTGGCTCGCCTGGATGCGCTGGAGCAGCGCATGCATCAGCCCCTGCCCTCAGGCGTGACACCCCTGGATTGGCGCGATGACGCGGCGGTGGATCTCCCCACCACCAGCAATCGCAGCCGCGATGAATTTGAAGCGGCCGTGCTGACGGCCAAGGAGCACGTCGCCGCTGGGGATGTCTTCCAGCTGGTGATCAGTCAGCGCTTGGAAACACCGGTCGAGCGGGACCCGTTTGAGCTCTACAGGAGCCTGCGGATGGTGAATCCGTCTCCCTACATGGCCTTCTTCAATTTTGGAGGCTGGTACCTGATTGGCTCAAGCCCGGAGGTGATGGTGAAGGCGGAGCCCATGGCCGATGGCAGCGGCCGGGTCAAGGCCTCCCTACGGCCGATCGCCGGCACCCGGCCGCGGGGCAGCAACGAAGCCGAGGACTTGGCTCTTGAGAAGGATCTGTTGGCCGATCCCAAGGAGCGAGCCGAGCACGTGATGCTTGTCGATCTTGGTCGGAACGACCTGGGTCGCGTCTGTGTGCCGGGCAGCGTCAGCGTCAGTGAGTTGATGGTGATTGAGCGCTACTCCCACGTGATGCACATCGTCAGCGAGGTGGAAGGTTTGCTGGATCCAGGCCGGGATGTTTGGGATCTGTTGATGGCCTCTTTCCCCGCGGGCACCGTCAGTGGCGCTCCCAAGATCCGGGCGATGCAGCTGATCCATGCCCTAGAGCCCGATGCCCGGGGCCCCTACTCGGGGGTCTACGGGGCCATGGATCTCAGCGGAGCCTTGAATACAGCAATAACGATTCGAACCATGGTGGTCTTACCGGATGGCGAAGGGCGCTGGCGCGTGCAGGTCCAGGCCGGCGCCGGTCTGGTGGCTGATTCGGTCCCGGCCTCGGAATACCAGGAGACCCTGAATAAGGCCCGGGGCATGCTCAAGGCCCTGGCTTGCCTGGCATGA
- a CDS encoding Mrp/NBP35 family ATP-binding protein, protein MASADQALTEALAALEPLKDAGTGRSLLELQWIQQVRVQNNRVVFQLALPGYAASQRDRIAADARGALLQLGGIEDVQIELTQAQQQASPHAGAPIGAAGHGGGGPERQAIPGVKQVIAVSSGKGGVGKSTVAVNLACALAQTGLKVGLLDADIYGPNAPTMLGVADQTPQVRGSGNEQVLTPIESCGIAMVSMGLLIDAHQPVIWRGPMLNGIIRQFLYQVEWGERDVLVVDLPPGTGDAQLSLAQAVPMAGVIIVTTPQMVSLQDARRGLAMFQQLGVPVLGVVENMTAFIPPDAPEKRYELFGSGGGQCLADESGVPLLAQLPMELAVVQGGDGGRPVTISAPESATAAAFAALATRLPVTVR, encoded by the coding sequence ATGGCCAGCGCAGACCAGGCCCTGACAGAGGCCCTCGCCGCCCTCGAGCCCCTGAAAGACGCCGGGACCGGCCGCAGCCTTCTCGAGCTGCAGTGGATCCAACAGGTCCGGGTCCAGAACAATCGCGTGGTCTTTCAGCTCGCCCTGCCCGGCTACGCCGCGTCCCAGAGGGATCGGATTGCCGCCGATGCGCGCGGTGCCCTGCTGCAGCTGGGTGGCATCGAAGACGTGCAAATCGAGTTGACCCAGGCGCAGCAGCAGGCCTCACCCCATGCCGGTGCGCCCATCGGGGCTGCGGGCCATGGCGGCGGTGGTCCCGAGCGCCAGGCCATCCCGGGCGTCAAACAGGTCATCGCCGTCAGCAGCGGCAAAGGCGGCGTGGGCAAAAGCACCGTGGCGGTCAATCTGGCCTGTGCCCTGGCTCAGACCGGTCTCAAGGTCGGCCTGCTCGATGCCGACATCTACGGCCCGAACGCACCAACGATGTTGGGGGTTGCCGATCAAACCCCCCAGGTGCGAGGCAGCGGCAACGAGCAGGTCTTGACCCCCATTGAGAGTTGCGGCATCGCCATGGTTTCGATGGGGCTGCTGATCGATGCCCATCAGCCCGTGATCTGGCGCGGCCCGATGCTCAACGGCATCATTCGCCAATTCCTCTACCAGGTGGAGTGGGGCGAGCGGGATGTGCTCGTGGTTGACCTCCCGCCGGGCACCGGCGATGCCCAGCTCAGCCTGGCCCAGGCGGTTCCCATGGCTGGCGTGATCATCGTCACGACCCCTCAGATGGTCTCCCTGCAGGATGCACGCCGTGGCTTGGCAATGTTCCAGCAGCTCGGCGTTCCGGTGCTGGGTGTGGTGGAGAACATGACGGCCTTTATCCCTCCGGATGCACCGGAGAAGCGCTACGAGCTCTTTGGCTCCGGTGGGGGGCAGTGCCTGGCGGATGAGAGTGGTGTGCCGCTGCTGGCCCAGTTGCCGATGGAGTTGGCGGTGGTGCAGGGCGGAGATGGTGGTCGCCCCGTGACCATCAGTGCGCCGGAGTCGGCAACGGCCGCCGCCTTTGCCGCGCTCGCGACACGTCTTCCTGTCACCGTCCGCTGA
- a CDS encoding Pex protein, producing the protein MRSRPLPPRSGLESIRAFFERPPVQHLSLELAVCWILERLLEADTYPTALMQDLSSSHPKLRLSETVLQQALGFLDQDGAIASYAKRCPSRGRPRRMLHLLETRRSDAEQLMAPWHHWLDENERNLHASSHAPGPGIHPAPHAAAGHRPGVLSAGRQQGPHDRR; encoded by the coding sequence ATGCGTTCTCGCCCCTTGCCCCCAAGGTCTGGTCTGGAGTCCATTCGGGCTTTTTTCGAGCGTCCCCCCGTTCAGCACCTGAGTTTGGAGCTGGCGGTCTGCTGGATTTTGGAGCGGTTGCTCGAGGCCGACACCTATCCAACGGCTCTGATGCAGGACCTCTCGTCCTCCCATCCCAAGTTGCGGCTTTCAGAGACCGTGTTGCAGCAGGCTTTGGGCTTTCTGGATCAAGACGGCGCGATCGCCAGTTACGCCAAGCGCTGCCCCAGTCGAGGGCGCCCGAGGCGGATGTTGCACCTTCTGGAGACCCGACGCAGCGACGCAGAGCAGTTGATGGCGCCATGGCATCACTGGCTCGACGAGAATGAGCGAAATCTTCACGCCAGCAGCCATGCCCCAGGCCCTGGGATCCACCCTGCCCCTCACGCTGCTGCTGGTCATCGGCCTGGTGTTCTTTCTGCGGGCCGCCAGCAAGGACCGCACGACCGTCGTTGA
- a CDS encoding dehydrogenase, with protein sequence MRFPRRRTLLLASLAAASLALAADAQAPAPAPGAADALTGPRGRLGRDWIGARQVASTVPILVMAGHADSQKIPGSGTSGYSVDIRGARPMQPGIRDELYWNLEVARRVVQLGRQRGLNIRFYDPPARTIVNGDDPRTNWSVGKAHAEAGGYALEIHFDAYGPDGIGSGVIPALHRPLSSLDESLAVAFGGYPLGFRGGLGGPKRGITLLEIGKLEAPLEPALRNPRSRDQALAVISERVVAALEAGLGRHRLVAAPPPVSAHGAVGLAPTQQ encoded by the coding sequence ATGAGGTTTCCCCGGCGCCGCACGCTGCTGTTGGCCAGCCTGGCTGCCGCCAGCTTGGCTTTGGCCGCTGACGCGCAGGCCCCCGCTCCAGCCCCCGGTGCCGCGGATGCCCTGACCGGGCCTCGCGGTCGTTTGGGGCGTGATTGGATTGGGGCCCGGCAAGTCGCCAGTACGGTCCCGATCTTGGTCATGGCTGGCCATGCCGATTCCCAGAAGATCCCCGGCTCTGGGACCTCGGGCTATTCCGTGGATATCCGCGGAGCCCGGCCGATGCAGCCCGGCATCCGTGACGAGCTCTATTGGAATTTGGAGGTTGCTCGCCGCGTCGTTCAGCTCGGCCGCCAGCGCGGCCTAAACATCCGCTTCTATGACCCTCCGGCGCGCACGATCGTCAATGGCGACGATCCGCGTACGAATTGGAGTGTGGGTAAGGCCCACGCCGAAGCAGGGGGCTATGCCCTCGAGATTCATTTCGATGCCTACGGGCCTGATGGGATTGGCTCTGGGGTGATCCCTGCCCTGCATCGCCCCTTGAGCTCATTGGATGAAAGCTTGGCGGTCGCTTTTGGGGGCTATCCCCTGGGCTTCCGTGGTGGATTGGGCGGTCCGAAACGGGGCATCACCCTGCTGGAGATCGGAAAGCTCGAGGCTCCGCTTGAGCCTGCCCTGCGCAATCCCCGCAGTCGCGATCAAGCCCTGGCGGTGATCAGTGAACGGGTTGTGGCTGCCTTGGAGGCTGGTTTAGGCCGCCACCGCTTGGTGGCGGCACCACCGCCGGTCTCAGCTCACGGCGCCGTGGGGTTGGCACCGACCCAACAGTGA
- the hemF gene encoding oxygen-dependent coproporphyrinogen oxidase, with the protein MGLQDSICAGLEQLDGGGRFEEESWVRPEGGGGRSRVIKGGRVFEQGGVNFSEVEGTELPPSILNQRPEAKGHRWYATGTSMVLHPRNPYIPTVHLNYRYFEAGPVWWFGGGADLTPYYPFLEDAQHFHQTLKNACDSVNPAYYQVFKPWCDEYFYLKHRDETRGVGGIFYDYQDPRGVLYKGQAPEGPAAAAGQGVGQIQQSWEQLFNLASACGNAFLPSYVPIIEKRQNTLYGERERQFQLYRRGRYVEFNLVFDRGTIFGLQTNGRTESILMSLPPLVRWEYGYKAEAGSREALLTDLFTKPQNWLGDNSLLGRCQPHGAVS; encoded by the coding sequence ATGGGCCTGCAGGATTCGATCTGCGCTGGCCTGGAGCAACTCGACGGCGGCGGACGCTTTGAAGAGGAAAGCTGGGTTCGCCCGGAAGGCGGTGGGGGCCGCTCCCGCGTGATCAAAGGCGGCCGGGTGTTCGAGCAGGGAGGGGTGAACTTCTCCGAGGTGGAGGGCACCGAGCTGCCCCCCTCGATCCTCAACCAACGCCCCGAAGCCAAAGGTCACCGCTGGTATGCCACCGGCACCTCGATGGTGCTGCACCCCCGCAATCCCTACATCCCCACCGTCCACCTCAACTACCGCTACTTCGAAGCGGGTCCGGTCTGGTGGTTTGGCGGCGGCGCGGACCTCACCCCCTATTACCCGTTCCTTGAGGACGCCCAGCACTTCCACCAAACCCTCAAGAACGCCTGCGACAGCGTCAATCCCGCCTACTACCAGGTGTTCAAGCCCTGGTGCGACGAGTACTTCTATCTGAAGCACCGCGATGAAACCCGCGGTGTTGGCGGAATCTTCTACGACTACCAAGATCCTCGGGGCGTCCTCTACAAGGGCCAAGCACCGGAAGGCCCAGCCGCTGCCGCCGGTCAGGGCGTCGGTCAGATCCAGCAGAGCTGGGAGCAGCTGTTCAACCTGGCCAGTGCCTGCGGGAACGCCTTCCTGCCCAGCTACGTGCCGATCATCGAGAAACGGCAGAACACCCTCTACGGGGAGCGGGAGCGTCAGTTCCAGCTCTATCGCCGCGGCCGCTACGTGGAGTTCAACCTGGTCTTCGACCGGGGCACGATCTTTGGCCTTCAAACCAATGGCCGTACCGAGTCGATCCTGATGTCCTTGCCACCCCTGGTGCGCTGGGAATACGGCTACAAGGCAGAGGCTGGCAGCCGCGAGGCCCTACTCACCGACCTGTTCACCAAGCCCCAGAACTGGCTCGGGGACAACTCACTGTTGGGTCGGTGCCAACCCCACGGCGCCGTGAGCTGA